Proteins encoded together in one Halalkaliarchaeum sp. AArc-CO window:
- a CDS encoding pyruvoyl-dependent arginine decarboxylase → MNRIHVAGGVGVAPTEMAAYDAALSDANLHNYNLVRVSSIVPAGAAVERVDRAPDLGPAGNRLTVVESQITAPPAETEELAAGLGWATGPGPGLFYEATGRDPDAVRRELEDGLEAGCKLRDWELPNREFEVTTAVPETDGWTTVVTLAAYGESEPIL, encoded by the coding sequence ATGAATCGGATCCACGTCGCCGGCGGCGTCGGGGTCGCCCCCACGGAGATGGCCGCCTACGACGCGGCGCTTTCGGACGCGAACCTCCACAACTACAACCTTGTTCGCGTGTCTTCGATCGTTCCCGCGGGGGCTGCGGTCGAACGCGTCGACCGGGCGCCGGACCTCGGGCCGGCCGGTAACCGCCTCACCGTCGTGGAGTCGCAGATCACGGCCCCCCCAGCGGAGACCGAAGAGCTCGCCGCGGGACTGGGGTGGGCAACGGGCCCGGGGCCGGGACTCTTCTACGAGGCGACGGGACGGGATCCGGATGCGGTCCGTCGGGAACTCGAAGACGGGCTCGAGGCGGGCTGTAAACTCCGTGACTGGGAGCTACCGAACCGCGAGTTCGAGGTGACCACCGCGGTTCCCGAGACCGATGGCTGGACGACAGTGGTGACGCTGGCGGCGTACGGCGAGAGCGAACCGATCTTGTGA
- a CDS encoding AI-2E family transporter: MNTQRAFLVLLIGLSALATLLVVLPFLQYILAAVIIGYVLYPLQRQLAPRVGEQAAPILLILGAFLVGAVPLLYIFLVFLRDLQAFARGETGLQLGEIEARITDLTGVEIDLRAAAIETGDNLIDALFGSVSEVFTVVLHGALGVALVLFIVYYVLRDGEEFVGWLHTIIPLSPPMTRTLFERIHRTTWGVVIGHIFAAVLQGVVGGIGLYFAGLPRPVFWTTVMIVLALLPLIGAFMVWGPAAGYLVLIGDPATGMLLALYGVFVVSMIDNYARPIVIDQQARLNPAVILIGVFGGVFTLGFTGLFVGPIVIAVFAATLVTFRDEYDRL, from the coding sequence ATGAACACCCAGCGTGCGTTCCTGGTCCTCCTTATCGGCCTTTCGGCGCTGGCGACGCTGCTCGTGGTGTTGCCGTTCCTCCAGTACATCCTCGCTGCGGTGATCATCGGCTACGTGCTGTACCCGCTCCAGCGACAACTGGCACCCCGCGTGGGCGAACAGGCGGCCCCGATCCTGTTGATCCTCGGTGCGTTCCTGGTCGGCGCGGTTCCCCTTTTGTACATCTTCCTGGTGTTCCTCCGGGACCTCCAGGCGTTCGCCCGCGGGGAAACCGGGCTCCAGCTCGGCGAGATAGAGGCGAGGATCACGGACCTCACGGGCGTGGAAATCGACCTGCGTGCAGCCGCCATCGAGACGGGCGACAACCTGATCGACGCGCTGTTCGGCAGCGTCTCGGAGGTGTTTACAGTCGTCCTGCACGGGGCGCTCGGCGTCGCGCTCGTGCTGTTTATCGTCTACTACGTGCTCCGGGACGGCGAGGAGTTCGTCGGGTGGCTCCACACGATCATCCCCCTCTCGCCGCCGATGACGCGAACACTGTTCGAGCGGATCCACCGGACGACGTGGGGTGTCGTGATCGGCCACATCTTCGCGGCGGTACTCCAGGGGGTCGTTGGCGGGATCGGTCTCTACTTCGCAGGGCTGCCCAGGCCAGTGTTCTGGACCACGGTGATGATCGTGCTGGCGTTGCTGCCGCTGATCGGCGCGTTCATGGTGTGGGGCCCGGCGGCGGGCTATCTCGTGTTGATCGGCGACCCCGCGACGGGGATGTTGCTCGCGCTGTACGGCGTGTTCGTGGTGAGCATGATCGACAACTACGCGCGGCCGATCGTCATCGATCAGCAGGCGCGATTGAACCCCGCGGTGATACTGATCGGGGTGTTCGGCGGCGTGTTCACGCTTGGATTCACGGGCCTGTTCGTCGGCCCGATCGTCATCGCCGTGTTTGCAGCGACGCTTGTTACCTTCAGAGACGAGTACGACCGCTTATAA
- a CDS encoding LSM domain-containing protein translates to MSGRPLDVLEETLQATVTIQLKDGAIYHGVLAGYDQHMNLVLESVDDVEAFADEPGEAVQDTTIIRGDNVVTIST, encoded by the coding sequence ATGAGTGGACGACCCCTGGACGTACTCGAAGAGACCCTGCAGGCGACCGTGACGATCCAGCTCAAGGACGGGGCGATCTACCACGGCGTTCTCGCAGGCTACGACCAGCACATGAACCTCGTTCTCGAGTCCGTCGACGACGTCGAGGCGTTCGCCGACGAACCCGGAGAGGCGGTCCAAGACACAACCATTATACGCGGCGACAACGTCGTGACGATAAGCACATGA
- a CDS encoding 3-hydroxyacyl-CoA dehydrogenase NAD-binding domain-containing protein — protein MRGLSEIETVGVVGAGTMGSGIAQAAATAGYDVVMRDVKAEYLQDGLDRIDSSLERLAEKDRLDASPAEITSRITGVTDLEELSGADVVIEAVLEDLDVKHEVFEALDEQLPNDVVLATNTSTLSITSIAAATERPELVVGLHFMNPVPLMEGVEVVVGEHTDEEVVSFAHGFAEELGKTTWESDDKPGFVTNRILMPWINEGIRAYDEGVATKEDIDAGMKLGTNVPMGPLELADHIGLDICLHASETLHEELGDRYQPAYLLKRKVEAGDLGKKTGRGFYEY, from the coding sequence ATGCGCGGACTATCCGAAATAGAGACAGTCGGCGTCGTCGGCGCCGGAACGATGGGTAGCGGGATCGCCCAGGCCGCAGCGACCGCCGGCTACGACGTCGTGATGCGGGACGTGAAAGCCGAGTACCTCCAGGATGGACTCGACCGGATCGACTCGAGTCTCGAACGTCTCGCGGAGAAGGATCGCCTCGACGCCTCGCCCGCGGAAATCACCTCGCGAATCACCGGCGTAACTGACCTCGAGGAACTATCCGGGGCCGACGTTGTCATCGAAGCGGTACTCGAGGATCTCGACGTCAAACACGAGGTGTTCGAAGCGCTCGACGAACAGCTTCCGAACGACGTCGTGCTCGCGACCAACACCTCGACGCTTTCGATCACCTCGATCGCGGCCGCCACCGAACGTCCGGAACTCGTCGTCGGACTCCACTTCATGAACCCGGTCCCGCTGATGGAGGGGGTCGAGGTCGTCGTCGGGGAACACACCGACGAGGAGGTCGTCTCGTTCGCTCACGGATTCGCCGAGGAACTGGGCAAAACGACCTGGGAGTCGGACGACAAACCCGGCTTCGTGACGAACCGGATCTTGATGCCGTGGATAAACGAAGGGATACGAGCGTACGACGAGGGCGTGGCGACGAAAGAGGACATCGACGCTGGGATGAAACTCGGGACGAACGTCCCGATGGGGCCACTGGAGCTCGCAGATCACATCGGGCTCGACATCTGTCTCCACGCCAGCGAAACGCTTCACGAGGAGCTCGGAGACAGGTATCAGCCGGCGTATCTGCTCAAGCGAAAAGTCGAAGCCGGCGACCTCGGAAAGAAAACCGGACGAGGGTTTTACGAGTACTGA
- a CDS encoding 50S ribosomal protein L37e — protein sequence MTGAGTPSQGKKNKTTHVKCRRCGEKSYHVKKKVCSSCGFGKSAKRRGYEWQSKAGE from the coding sequence ATGACCGGCGCAGGGACCCCCAGCCAGGGCAAGAAGAACAAGACGACACACGTCAAATGTCGACGCTGTGGCGAGAAATCCTACCACGTGAAAAAGAAGGTGTGCAGTTCGTGCGGCTTCGGCAAGTCCGCAAAACGGCGCGGCTACGAGTGGCAGTCGAAGGCCGGCGAGTGA
- a CDS encoding tRNA (cytidine(56)-2'-O)-methyltransferase encodes MQGDPDVVVLRYGHRPGRDDRMTTHVGLTARALGADRVLFPSNATQSKETVDTVTDRFGGPFVAELRDDQNAIVRDWDGIVVHLTMYGEPIQEVQAEIRDRHRPETGTAEGEPILIVVGGEKVPFELYERADFNVGVTNQPHSEVAGLAVFLDRLFEGHELDREWEDADRRVVPRKTGKEVVPAEGSDDDGDDGDGASNR; translated from the coding sequence GTGCAGGGGGATCCCGATGTCGTCGTGCTCCGGTACGGTCACCGTCCGGGCCGGGACGACCGCATGACGACGCACGTGGGGCTCACCGCGCGTGCGCTCGGTGCCGATCGTGTGCTCTTCCCGTCGAACGCGACCCAGTCGAAAGAGACCGTCGACACCGTCACCGATCGCTTCGGGGGTCCCTTCGTCGCCGAACTCCGCGACGACCAGAACGCGATCGTTCGCGACTGGGACGGGATCGTCGTCCACCTCACGATGTACGGCGAACCGATCCAGGAGGTCCAGGCCGAGATCAGGGACCGTCACCGACCCGAGACCGGAACGGCCGAAGGGGAGCCGATCTTGATCGTCGTCGGCGGCGAGAAGGTCCCGTTCGAATTGTACGAACGGGCCGACTTCAACGTCGGCGTGACGAACCAGCCCCATTCGGAGGTCGCGGGACTCGCCGTCTTTCTGGACCGACTGTTCGAGGGCCACGAACTCGACCGGGAGTGGGAGGACGCCGATCGACGGGTCGTCCCCCGGAAGACGGGCAAAGAAGTCGTTCCGGCCGAGGGGTCGGACGACGACGGCGACGACGGAGACGGCGCCAGCAACCGTTAA
- a CDS encoding proteasome-activating nucleotidase, with protein sequence MSRSPSLPDRPRLELDPEMSDAERLDAIREHYRRIVGVNEELEQRLAQTRSRREQLREKVDRLQRRNETLKTSALYIASVEELTDDGIVIKQHGNNQEVLTEASPKLEDALEAGDRVGIDDSFGIQTLLDDETDARAQAMEVEESPEVTYDDIGGIDEQIREVQEAVEDPLSNPEIFETVGVEPPSGVLLHGAPGTGKTMLAKAVANETDATFIKMAGSELVRKFIGEGARLVRDLFDLAAEREPAVIFIDEIDAVASKRTDSKTSGDAEVQRTMMQLLSEMDGFDDRGDVRIIAATNRFDMLDEAILRPGRFDRLIEIPKPDEEGRRKILEIHTREMNVDDDVDFADLATELSGYSGADIESLVTESGMFAIRDDRTTVERRDFEDAIEKLDHTDDGPDGVVHYQY encoded by the coding sequence ATGTCCCGGAGCCCGTCGCTCCCCGACCGCCCGCGCCTGGAGCTCGATCCCGAGATGAGCGACGCCGAGCGGTTGGACGCCATCCGCGAGCATTACAGGCGCATCGTGGGCGTAAACGAGGAGCTGGAACAACGGTTGGCACAGACGCGGAGTCGTCGAGAGCAGCTCCGCGAGAAAGTAGATCGATTACAGCGGCGAAACGAGACGCTGAAAACGTCCGCGCTGTACATCGCCAGCGTCGAGGAATTGACCGACGACGGCATCGTCATCAAACAGCACGGCAACAATCAGGAAGTGCTGACAGAGGCGTCCCCGAAACTCGAGGATGCCCTCGAAGCGGGAGACAGGGTCGGGATCGACGACTCGTTTGGCATCCAGACCCTTCTGGACGACGAAACCGACGCCCGGGCACAGGCGATGGAAGTCGAGGAGTCGCCCGAGGTGACCTACGACGACATCGGCGGGATCGACGAGCAGATCCGGGAGGTGCAGGAGGCGGTCGAGGACCCGCTTTCGAACCCCGAGATCTTCGAGACCGTCGGCGTGGAACCGCCCTCGGGCGTGCTGCTGCACGGCGCACCGGGGACGGGCAAGACGATGCTCGCGAAGGCGGTCGCAAACGAGACGGACGCGACGTTCATCAAGATGGCCGGCTCCGAACTGGTCCGGAAGTTCATCGGCGAGGGCGCCCGGCTGGTCCGTGACCTGTTCGACCTGGCGGCCGAGCGGGAGCCGGCAGTCATCTTCATCGACGAGATCGACGCGGTGGCCTCCAAGCGGACCGACTCGAAGACCTCCGGCGACGCGGAGGTCCAGCGGACGATGATGCAGTTGCTCTCGGAGATGGACGGCTTCGACGATCGCGGGGACGTGCGGATCATCGCCGCCACCAACCGCTTCGACATGCTCGATGAAGCGATCCTCCGGCCCGGCCGGTTCGATCGGCTCATCGAGATCCCCAAACCCGACGAGGAGGGCCGTCGGAAGATCCTCGAGATCCACACCCGGGAGATGAACGTCGACGACGACGTCGACTTCGCCGACCTCGCGACGGAGCTGTCCGGCTATTCTGGGGCCGACATCGAATCGCTGGTGACGGAATCGGGAATGTTCGCGATCCGGGACGACCGGACGACCGTCGAACGTCGTGACTTCGAGGACGCCATCGAGAAGCTCGACCACACCGACGACGGGCCCGACGGCGTCGTCCACTACCAGTACTGA
- a CDS encoding beta-ketoacyl synthase N-terminal-like domain-containing protein codes for MTGVRVAGVGLTHFGQHPERTGRDLFAEASQLAFEDASVPRGDVEQLNYGNFMGALAEHQGHQAPLMAEAAGIDCPATRYEEACASAGVAVREAVKTVRSGEADVVLVGGMERMTNLGTAGATEGLAIAADDLFEVRAGMTFPGAYALMASAYFDAHGGSREDLAAVASKNHGNAVENEYAQYQQEVPVEKAMDAPPVAEPLHLFDCAPITDGAAALVLVSDDYAAANDLDVPVGIVGSGQGTDNLALQDRDELAWTPATEQAAEMAYADAAIEADDVELAEVHDCFTIAEVLALESLGLYDPGHAAGAARRGETTAGGDLPVNLSGGLKAKGHPVGATGASQVVEMTRLLRGDHPNSDAVDDARLGITHNAGGTVASAVVHVLEVVA; via the coding sequence ATGACGGGAGTTCGCGTTGCAGGCGTCGGATTGACCCACTTCGGACAGCATCCGGAGCGAACCGGACGGGACCTGTTCGCGGAGGCGAGCCAGCTTGCCTTCGAGGACGCGTCGGTCCCCCGCGGGGACGTCGAACAGCTCAACTACGGCAACTTCATGGGCGCGCTGGCGGAGCATCAGGGCCACCAGGCGCCACTGATGGCCGAGGCCGCCGGGATCGACTGCCCCGCCACCAGGTACGAGGAGGCGTGTGCCTCCGCGGGCGTGGCGGTCAGGGAGGCCGTAAAGACCGTCCGGAGCGGCGAGGCGGACGTCGTACTCGTCGGCGGGATGGAACGAATGACGAACCTCGGCACCGCCGGCGCGACCGAGGGACTCGCCATCGCCGCCGACGACCTCTTCGAGGTGCGCGCGGGAATGACGTTCCCGGGCGCGTACGCCCTGATGGCGTCGGCGTACTTCGACGCGCACGGCGGCAGCCGGGAGGACCTGGCAGCCGTCGCCTCGAAGAACCACGGCAACGCCGTCGAGAACGAATACGCGCAGTACCAGCAGGAAGTCCCGGTCGAGAAGGCGATGGACGCCCCGCCGGTCGCGGAGCCGCTTCACCTGTTCGACTGTGCGCCGATCACCGACGGCGCCGCCGCGCTGGTGCTCGTTTCCGACGACTACGCCGCGGCGAACGATCTCGATGTCCCCGTCGGGATCGTGGGCAGCGGACAAGGAACCGACAACCTCGCGCTCCAGGATCGCGACGAGCTGGCGTGGACGCCCGCGACCGAACAGGCGGCGGAGATGGCGTACGCCGACGCCGCAATCGAGGCCGACGACGTCGAACTCGCGGAGGTGCACGACTGCTTTACGATCGCAGAGGTGCTGGCACTGGAATCTCTGGGCCTCTATGACCCGGGACACGCGGCCGGGGCCGCCCGCCGCGGGGAAACGACCGCCGGCGGCGACCTGCCGGTGAACCTCTCGGGCGGGTTGAAAGCGAAGGGTCACCCGGTCGGCGCCACCGGCGCCTCGCAGGTGGTGGAAATGACCCGCCTGCTCCGGGGGGATCATCCGAACAGCGACGCCGTCGACGACGCCAGGCTCGGGATCACCCACAACGCCGGCGGGACGGTCGCGAGTGCAGTGGTTCACGTCCTGGAGGTGGTCGCATGA
- a CDS encoding OB-fold domain-containing protein: MSDRSDRTRSDRLRTDGGEEPGDAGFDEWLAAIGDGEGYYLESPSGDGSLPPRRICPHSGSSDLEEKPLPETGEIEAVTVVHVASPQFAEDTPYATAVVDFGPVRLTGVVRGIDLEEVETGTTVEPTVEERETTGDPLLVFRPV; the protein is encoded by the coding sequence ATGAGCGACCGGAGCGACCGCACCCGGAGCGACCGCCTCCGGACCGACGGCGGCGAGGAGCCGGGTGACGCCGGCTTCGACGAATGGCTCGCGGCGATCGGTGACGGCGAGGGCTACTATCTCGAGTCACCGAGCGGCGATGGGTCGCTGCCGCCGCGCCGCATCTGCCCGCACAGCGGTTCGAGTGACCTCGAGGAGAAACCGCTCCCCGAGACGGGCGAGATCGAGGCCGTCACCGTCGTCCACGTCGCCTCGCCCCAGTTCGCCGAAGACACCCCGTACGCGACCGCCGTGGTCGACTTCGGCCCAGTTCGACTGACGGGGGTCGTTCGGGGGATCGACCTCGAGGAAGTCGAGACCGGAACGACCGTCGAGCCGACCGTCGAGGAGCGCGAGACGACGGGTGATCCGCTCCTCGTGTTCCGGCCGGTTTGA
- the serS gene encoding serine--tRNA ligase, translating into MLTRQYVRENPDAVREALAARGTEDVDLDRILEIDAEWRELKAKGDDLRHRRNEVSSRIGELKAEGKEEEAQEAIEESSELKEELSDLEERADELEAELERRLLEIPQIPQESVPVGEDESDNVERRRVGFDDLRDVPAQAVPHYELGEQLEILDEARGAKTTGSGFYFLKGDGARLEHALIQFMMDVHREQGYHDIFPPIPVKSSSMRGTGQLPKFNHDAYRIGGDEHAAYDDDDLWLCPTAEVPVTNMHREEILLDEDLPLKYQAYTPNFRREAGEHGTETRGIVRVHQFNKVELVNFVRPENSDDRLEALIDEACAVLDRLELPYRTLDLCTGDLTFASAKTVDVEVWAPADDMPDGPEQGGRWLEVSSASNFEAYQARRAGIRFRREHHESAEHLHTLNASGTAIGRVMVAILEYYQNEDGTVEVPEALRPYMDGQELIEGHDSVGESALGRGDGN; encoded by the coding sequence ATGCTGACCCGACAGTACGTCCGGGAGAACCCGGACGCCGTCCGCGAGGCGCTCGCGGCCCGCGGCACCGAGGACGTCGACCTCGACCGGATCCTCGAGATCGATGCGGAGTGGCGCGAGCTGAAAGCAAAGGGGGACGACCTCCGACACCGGCGAAACGAAGTGTCCAGCCGGATCGGCGAGCTGAAAGCCGAGGGCAAAGAGGAGGAGGCTCAGGAAGCCATCGAGGAGTCCAGCGAACTCAAGGAGGAACTCTCCGACCTCGAGGAACGGGCCGACGAACTCGAGGCGGAGCTCGAACGGCGGCTGCTCGAAATTCCCCAGATCCCCCAGGAGTCGGTTCCGGTCGGCGAAGACGAGTCCGACAACGTCGAGCGCCGACGGGTTGGATTCGACGACCTGCGCGACGTCCCGGCCCAGGCGGTGCCGCACTACGAACTGGGCGAGCAACTGGAGATCCTCGACGAAGCGCGGGGTGCGAAGACGACCGGTTCCGGCTTCTACTTCCTGAAGGGCGACGGCGCCCGCCTCGAGCACGCGCTGATCCAGTTCATGATGGACGTCCATCGCGAACAGGGGTATCACGACATCTTCCCGCCGATCCCGGTCAAGAGCTCTTCGATGCGCGGGACGGGTCAGCTCCCGAAGTTCAACCACGACGCCTATCGCATCGGCGGCGACGAACACGCTGCCTACGACGACGACGACCTGTGGCTGTGTCCGACCGCAGAGGTACCGGTGACGAACATGCACCGCGAGGAGATTCTCCTCGACGAGGATCTCCCGCTGAAGTATCAGGCGTACACGCCGAACTTCCGGCGTGAAGCGGGCGAGCACGGCACCGAAACCCGGGGAATCGTCCGGGTCCACCAGTTCAATAAGGTCGAACTCGTCAACTTCGTCCGGCCCGAGAACAGCGACGACCGGCTGGAGGCGCTCATCGACGAGGCGTGTGCGGTGCTCGACCGTCTGGAGCTCCCGTACCGGACACTCGATCTGTGCACCGGGGACCTGACGTTCGCCTCAGCGAAGACCGTCGACGTCGAAGTGTGGGCGCCCGCCGACGACATGCCCGACGGGCCCGAGCAGGGCGGTCGGTGGCTCGAGGTGTCCAGCGCGTCGAACTTCGAGGCGTACCAGGCGCGACGGGCGGGCATCCGGTTCCGCCGGGAACATCACGAGTCGGCTGAGCATCTCCACACGCTCAACGCCTCCGGGACTGCGATCGGCCGGGTGATGGTGGCGATCCTCGAGTACTACCAAAACGAGGACGGAACCGTCGAGGTGCCGGAAGCGCTCCGACCGTACATGGACGGGCAGGAACTGATCGAGGGTCACGACTCCGTCGGCGAGTCGGCGCTGGGTCGCGGCGACGGGAACTGA
- a CDS encoding proteasome assembly chaperone family protein → MEDIEIERVADTELDAPVLVEGLPGVGHVGKLAAEHLLEECDSKLVRRVYATDFPPQVNVDEDGVADLVCAEFHAIETEGADLLVLTGDHQASSNEGHYRLTDAFLDLAAEFGCERAFALGGVPTGELVEEYTVLGAVSGGELREELEAAGVEFRPDEPAGGIVGVSGLLLGLGKRRGIEATCLMGETSGYLVDPKSARAVLEVLEAALEFELGYEQLEDRAEEMEEVVGKIREMQEGGSGIPDDELRYIG, encoded by the coding sequence ATGGAAGACATCGAAATCGAACGCGTGGCCGACACAGAGCTCGACGCGCCCGTGCTCGTCGAGGGGCTCCCGGGAGTCGGTCACGTCGGGAAGCTCGCGGCCGAACACCTCCTCGAGGAGTGTGACAGCAAGCTCGTACGGCGGGTATACGCCACGGACTTCCCGCCGCAGGTGAACGTCGACGAGGACGGCGTCGCGGATCTCGTCTGCGCGGAGTTTCACGCCATCGAAACCGAGGGCGCCGACCTGCTCGTGTTGACCGGGGACCACCAGGCGTCCTCGAACGAGGGGCATTACCGGCTCACTGACGCGTTCCTCGACCTCGCAGCGGAGTTCGGCTGCGAACGCGCCTTCGCACTCGGGGGCGTCCCGACCGGGGAGCTCGTCGAGGAGTATACGGTGCTCGGTGCCGTCTCCGGCGGAGAGCTGCGGGAGGAACTGGAGGCGGCAGGTGTCGAGTTCCGCCCCGACGAACCTGCCGGCGGTATCGTCGGCGTCTCCGGACTCCTGCTCGGGCTCGGGAAACGCCGGGGGATCGAAGCGACGTGTCTGATGGGCGAAACCAGCGGCTATCTTGTCGATCCGAAGAGTGCCCGCGCCGTCCTGGAGGTGCTGGAAGCTGCCCTGGAGTTCGAGCTGGGATACGAACAGCTCGAAGACAGGGCCGAGGAGATGGAGGAGGTCGTCGGCAAGATCAGAGAGATGCAGGAGGGAGGCTCCGGGATCCCGGACGACGAGCTCCGATACATCGGGTGA
- a CDS encoding signal peptidase I, whose protein sequence is MDLKRALSVTLQLALAAVVIALVVGQFLGQPILLSFVETGSMEPTLDPGDGFVAVPAELSGEIQQGDVIVFHAEEIQGGGLTTHRVVEVTEQGYITRGDANPFTDQDGDEPVVRDAQVVATALQVGGSVVAIPHLGTAVMGLQAGLETIQRQLAAALGTRALLGPQGIAYVLFALSVLAYAADYLLFGSAGKQRLRERTRNTGTSARTLLLVLALVLVITATAAMVVPAGTEQFTVVSAEFESDNPTVIERGTAEELPYLVPNAGLVPVHVYLEPASEGVAVEPEHTYVGSRSETTATLTLSAPDETGAYRRFVTERRYLAVLPAPVIDELYRIHPWLPIVAINTVLAGGIYGLGRFLLGTGRIRDRNRTHRGRRLRRLIRSLYE, encoded by the coding sequence ATGGATCTCAAACGCGCGCTTTCGGTGACGCTGCAGCTCGCGCTCGCGGCCGTCGTCATTGCGCTCGTCGTCGGACAGTTTCTCGGCCAGCCGATCCTGTTGAGCTTCGTCGAGACCGGCAGTATGGAACCGACGCTCGATCCGGGAGACGGGTTCGTCGCGGTTCCGGCGGAGCTGTCCGGCGAGATCCAGCAGGGTGACGTGATCGTCTTCCATGCCGAGGAGATCCAGGGCGGCGGGCTCACCACCCACCGCGTCGTCGAGGTGACCGAGCAGGGCTACATAACCCGCGGGGACGCCAACCCGTTCACCGATCAGGATGGCGACGAACCCGTCGTGCGTGACGCACAGGTGGTCGCGACGGCGCTGCAGGTGGGCGGATCGGTCGTCGCCATCCCGCATCTGGGGACGGCGGTGATGGGGCTGCAGGCGGGGCTCGAGACGATCCAGCGCCAGCTGGCGGCGGCGCTCGGGACGCGGGCGTTGCTCGGACCACAGGGGATCGCGTACGTGCTCTTTGCGCTTTCGGTCCTGGCCTACGCGGCCGACTACCTCCTGTTCGGCTCGGCGGGAAAACAGCGACTCCGAGAGCGCACCCGGAACACCGGCACGTCCGCCCGGACCCTGCTTCTCGTGCTCGCGCTCGTGCTCGTGATCACCGCCACCGCGGCGATGGTCGTTCCGGCCGGAACCGAACAGTTCACGGTCGTCTCCGCGGAGTTCGAGTCCGACAACCCCACCGTCATAGAGCGGGGTACCGCAGAGGAGCTCCCGTATCTCGTTCCCAACGCCGGGCTGGTGCCGGTCCACGTCTACCTCGAACCCGCAAGCGAGGGGGTGGCCGTCGAGCCGGAGCACACCTACGTCGGCTCCCGGTCCGAGACCACCGCGACGCTTACGCTGTCTGCACCCGATGAGACCGGTGCATACCGTCGGTTCGTCACCGAGCGACGCTATCTCGCTGTGCTGCCTGCTCCAGTGATCGACGAGCTGTACCGGATCCACCCCTGGCTCCCGATCGTCGCCATAAACACCGTCCTCGCCGGCGGGATTTACGGCCTCGGTCGGTTTCTGCTGGGGACCGGACGGATCCGCGATCGGAATCGAACACACCGGGGGCGGCGCTTGCGGCGGCTGATCCGGTCGCTGTACGAATGA
- a CDS encoding alpha/beta hydrolase gives MNLRRLASYGALAAGTLAAMNRGLRRTEPLDQPLPGEQRSYRWRGMEIAHTLAGDPADPTLVLIHGTSAVATSGEWREVFDRLAEEYHVVAPDLPGYGCSDRPAIDYSPELYVDFIHEFLEPYDEPAVLASSLSGAYAVAAAEDADVSRLLLVCPSTTGGPEPPKAWLRTLIRTPVVGEALFNLSVSRPAIQYFNADHGYYDPANLTDEWVEYEWQTGHRPNARFAPGAFLSGYLNIDVDLGAALSELDVSATVIWGREAEVSPLSRGREIAEAADARLVVFDDAKLLPHVEYPDQFVDEITKSMDVP, from the coding sequence ATGAACCTCCGTCGACTCGCGAGCTACGGTGCACTCGCCGCGGGAACCCTCGCGGCTATGAACCGGGGGCTCCGCCGAACGGAACCGCTCGACCAGCCACTCCCCGGGGAACAGCGGAGCTACCGCTGGCGCGGCATGGAGATCGCACACACCCTCGCCGGTGATCCCGCCGATCCGACGCTGGTGCTGATTCACGGAACGAGCGCCGTCGCGACGAGCGGCGAGTGGCGGGAGGTGTTCGATCGTCTCGCCGAGGAGTACCACGTGGTCGCGCCGGACCTCCCGGGGTACGGCTGCTCGGACCGTCCGGCGATCGACTACTCGCCGGAGCTGTACGTCGACTTTATCCACGAGTTCCTCGAACCGTACGACGAGCCGGCGGTCCTGGCGTCGTCGCTTTCGGGCGCCTACGCCGTTGCCGCCGCCGAAGACGCCGACGTCTCCCGGCTGCTTTTGGTCTGTCCCTCCACCACTGGCGGTCCCGAACCGCCGAAAGCGTGGCTCCGGACACTGATCCGGACACCGGTCGTCGGAGAGGCGCTGTTTAACCTCTCGGTCTCGCGGCCGGCGATCCAGTACTTCAACGCCGACCACGGCTACTACGATCCCGCGAACCTCACCGACGAGTGGGTCGAGTACGAGTGGCAGACAGGACATCGACCGAACGCACGGTTCGCGCCGGGGGCGTTCCTCTCGGGGTATCTCAACATCGATGTCGACCTCGGCGCTGCGCTCTCTGAGCTGGACGTCTCCGCAACCGTGATCTGGGGCCGTGAAGCGGAAGTGTCGCCGCTGTCACGGGGCCGGGAGATTGCCGAGGCCGCCGACGCGAGGCTCGTCGTGTTCGACGACGCGAAACTCCTCCCGCACGTCGAGTATCCCGATCAGTTCGTCGACGAGATCACGAAATCGATGGACGTCCCGTGA